AAGAGAACTGCTAATTTGTTTTAATTATCAATTCGGGATCAATATATTTTATCAGATCGTTCTCCCGGTAATATATCAGAGCACCGGGATGAATTGGTGCGGAAAGCCCCTTCAACATTCTTTCTTTTGTTAGCGTTTCATAAGCAGGATGGAGAGATTTGAAATCATTAAAATTGTCAAAAACTTCTTTTGTGATTGCATAAACTATGTCATTCGGAGTGGATTTGGAAGTAATCAGAGTTGCTTTTACTCCGATGGTGGAAATATCATTTTCATTTGTGGCATAAGGATAATGCTTTTTTTGGATCAAGGAATAATCGTAATAACTTTTTTCTTGTAAAAGAGAATCAATATTTTTACCTTGAATAGGTATTAATTTTACTTTTATTCTGCCGGAAGTCGCTTCCTTTATGTTTCCGCTGGGATGACCCACCGTATAGAAAAACGCATCTATTCGTTCGTCTTGCATCAGTCCGGGTGCTTCCACTGCTTTCACATGTTCAGCGTAAATGTCATCATTCTCGTCAATAACAAATGATGATAAAATGTCACGTGAATTTTGTAGCTGACCAGAACCGGGATTGCCGATATTTACGGTTTTACCCTTCAAATCGGATACAGTGTTGATATTGCTTTTTTGGGTGGCAACAAGGGTGATGGATTCGGGATGAATAGAAAACACAGACCGCAATTCCGTTTGAGGTCCCATTTTTTTCCATTCTGCAAGTCCTTCATACGCCTGATATTGCCGGTCTGACTGGGCAATGCCGAAATCCAGGTCTCCATCCAAAACCGCATTGATATTATAAACAGAACCGCCGGTGGATTCCACCGTTGCCTTGATTCCGTATTCAGCTCGTTTTTTATTTACCATCCTGCTGATTGCTCCTCCCGTGGGATAGTAAACGCCTGTAACACCACCTGTGCCGATAGTAACGAATTTGGTATTCTGTTTTCCGCAACCGCTCAATATCTGAAAAAAGATTAGGAGAACGATAAAATATACTATTTTTTTCATCTGATTTGCTCCTTAACATTATATTTTTGTAAACGCATGGAGTGAAATTTTCCTATAGAAAATATTGTCAAGCTTCTTTGTAAAATTCCAGAGAAAGTAGAGTGAATAACTTTGCGAAAGTTACAACAAGTCATAACGATAAAAGGGATAATCCAAATTGAAAATTATCAAAGTATGATTTAGCTGTCAGCAAAACTTTCGCAAAGATAATCAAATAAAATAAAAACTAATTCTTGACATGATTATCAGTGCCAAAAAATTCGCACATCTTATGAAAAAGCATAAATATTTATTTGAAATCGGTACAGAAGAAATTCCTGCAAGTTATATAAATCCCGCTGTTAAGATGTTTGCGGATTTTTTCAAAAAACAGCTTGATGAAAGTTTTTTGACCTTTGAATCGATTAAAACATATTCTACTCCCCGCCGTATGGCACTGGAAATTAGTGGATTACCATCACGACAAATGGACAGAATCGAAGAAATAAAAGGTCCACCCAAAAAGGTCGCTTATGATGACGGGGGCAATTTGACCCGAGCCGGTGCCGGATTTTTGAAAAGTAAAAATCTGTCTGAAAAAGATATTGAGTTCACTAATATGGGAAAAGGGGTTTATCTTACTGCCACAAAAAAGATTCACGGAAAAGCAACACCGCAAATTCTTGCGGAAATATCCAAAGATGTTTTCAGCAAAATAAATTTTCCCAAATCAATGCACTGGGGAAAAAAATCCATTGGTTTTGCCAGACCGGTTCGCTGGTTACTTGCCATTTTTGATGAGGATGTCGTCCATTTCAAAATTGATAATCTCCATTCAGATCGGTTTTCTTTTGGGAATAGATTTGAAAAAGTGCATAACAAAATTGAAATTCCTTATCCGGAAATTTATGAAGAAATTTTGGAAACCCATTTTGTTATTCCCGATTCGGATAAACGCAAGCGGATAATTTTGGCTCAACTTGATAAATTATATACGAGTAAAAATGAAAAAGAAGTGTCCGATCAAGCAGAAATAGGCGAATCGCGTAAAGAGGAATTGGCTAATGATTACGTTCCAAAGCAGGGGCTTGGGAACGAGAACATATTTGACATGCGAGTGGTTGGGGACAAGCGGCTTTTGGATATTGTTACGAATCTTGTTGAATTTCCCACTGCAGTTTCTGCTTCCTATGATGAAAAATATCTCAAATTGCCAAAGTTGATTATCCAGTCCACTTTAACTGAACATCAGAAATATTTCGCAGTAGAAAAAAAAGGTAATTCGGAGCAAAAGCTCACGAATCATTTTGTTTTTATTTCAAATGGGAATCCTGCTTTTTCCGAAGGAATCAAATATGGGAACCAGCGAGTGGTTAAAGCGCGTCTCGAAGATGCCGAATTTTTTTTTGAAACTGATACCAAGCATTCTCTTGCTGAATTTATTCCCAAACTGAAGAACATTCTTTTTCAGGAGAAATTGGGCAATTTGTATGAAAAAACCCAAAGAATAAAAGTGAGCACCAAATTGTTTGCAGAAAAATTGTTAATGCCCTCAGAAGAGATACAAAATGTAATCAGAGCCGCAGAACTATGTAAAGCAGACCTTGCCACTTTGATGCTCGGAGAAAAAGAGTTCACAAAATTGCAGGGCTATGTTGGATCTGTTTATGCGAAATTAAGTGGCGAAAATTCTGGGGTGGCAAACGCAATCCGCGAGCATTATTATTACGAAAAAGAAGATTTGGAGAAAATGTCAAAAACAGGAGCATTAGTTGCTCTTGCCGATAATCTTGATACAATTTGCGGAATAATGGGTATCGGAATGCTACCAACCGGTTCAAAAGATCCCTTTGCATTAAGACGCTCCGGCAATTTGGTTGTTCAAATTTTAAATATTCACAATTTTGAATTCAGCTTAAAATTTTTAATTGATAGAACGTTTGAATCATTATCTTCCAAAATTGAAAATTTCAAACATAGGCAAGCCGTTCATGATTTTTTTGAGCAACGAGCGCGATGGCTGTTGAAACAAAATCGGATAGATTATGACGTTGCCGATGCGGTTATGGCTACAAATTATTATAATATTCCTGATTTACTTGAGCGAGCCAAGCACCTGCAACAGTATAAATCTCATGAAGATTTTCGGAAGCTGATCATCGGCTTCAAACGGGCTTCGAATATTTTGGAAAGTTCCGATGAAATTGCCTTCTTGAATCCTGCATTATTTCAGGAACCGGAGGAAAAAGAATTGTATAAGATTGTTATGAAAATACTCCCCGAATATAACCGAAATGCAGAAGAAAAAAAATATAAACAATGCCTTGACCTTTTAGTTACGCTCAAAACTGACATTGACAAATTTTTCGACACTGTAATGGTCATGGTAAAAGATAAAGATTTAAGGGAAAACAGGATGGCACTGTTACGGAAAATCAATAAAGGCTTCCTGAAAACTGCGGATCTTTCAAAAATAGTAATGGAATAAGTCCACTAATTTAACAAATTTTCACAAAAATATATTTTATTTTAGATTAGTAAAATTTGGGTAATTCGTGGATAAAATCAAAAAAAGTAGGTAAAAATGAAGATTAACATTTCACACAGAGCAAAGGCGATAAAGCCTTCTCCTACTCTGCGGGTTGCTGCTTTGGCAAACCAAATGCGAGCAGAGGGAATTGATGTGATCAATTTCGGGGTTGGTGAACCGGATTTCAACACTCCTTCCTATATAAAGGAAGAGGCGATCAAAGCCATCGAGAATAATTTTACTCATTATACAAAATCAGCAGGTATAATTGAGCTGCGAAAAGCGATAGTTGAAAAACTTAAAAGAGATAACAGTTTGGAATACGATCCTGAAAATATCCTAGTTTCTCCGGGAGCAAAAGCCTCGCTAATCAATGTTTTAATGACAATTTGTGATCCGAGAGATGAAGTGCTCATTCCCTGCCCGTATTGGGTAAGTTATACGTCACAAGTCGAATTAGTGGACGCTTTTCCGATTTTATTGCCGACTAATATGAACACAAAATTTAAAGTTACCGCGAAACAATTAGATGAAGCAATCCAATATCTTTCAAATCCAAAAGCACTGATCCTCAATTCTCCAAACAATCCCACCGGTTCAGTTTATACGCGAAAAGAACTGGAAGAGATTGCTGAAGTCTGCCTGAAAAATGATATTGTGGTGATTTCCGATGAGATTTACGAAAAATTAATCTACGATGATGTCGAGCATATTTCCATCGCTTCTCTTTCCAAAGAAATGCAGGATAGAACAATCGTGATAAATGGTGTTTCCAAAGCATATGCAATGACAGGCTGGCGCCTTGGCTATTCTGCGGGACCATCCGAAATTATGAAACGCACTATCAGAATCCAAAGCCACACTACTTCCTGCGTGAATTCCATCACTCAAAAGGCAGTGGTGGTTGCACTGACCGAAGATGACGGAAGCGTTGAAAAGATGAGAAAAGAATTTACAGAGCGAAGAAAACTCCTCGTAAATAGTTTGAACGAAATTGCTAATGTAAATTGTGAAATGCCCAAAGGTGCTTTTTATGCTTTTCCGTCAATTTCGTATTATATTCGCAATAATCGTAAGGGAATTAAGAACACTGCCGAACTTTGCGAATATTTACTCAAAGAATTTCACATTGCAGCCGTAGCCGGTTCTGCATTTGGAGCGGAAAACTATATCCGTTTTTCCTATGCAACTTCACCTGAAAATATTATTGAGGGTGTAAAAAGATTTGCAGACGGATTAGCAAGCCTGAATTGATTTTTTGTAATATGAATGAATTTGGAGAAGAATGGAAACGCCGAAGAAACAGAAGGAACAAAGATTTGACTTCTATCTGGAAATTAGTTGCTCGAATTCTGCTTCTTATTGCTTTGATTTTTATCATCAAATTTTTTTCTGCCGGTGGAATTGATAGATTCTTCGACTTACTTACAGGAACAAATTCCGGCTCTACTAAAATAATTATGGAGGAAACAAAATGAGTTTATTAATTGTTGGTTCAATAGCTTTGGATAGTGTGCAAAATCGGTATGCTACCAAGTCGGATATTTTGGGTGGTAGTGCGGTTTACGCTTCCATCTCTGCCCGATACCTTCACGACGATGTCTCAATCGTGGGCGTTGTTGGCGAAGATTTTCCCGAAAAGCATAGAAATTTGTTAATCGAAAAGGAAATTGACATCACTGGCTTGGAGACCGCGGAAGGTAAAACTTTTCGCTGGTCAGGTAGATACGAGGATTTTGATGAAGCGATCACTTTGTCCACAGACCTGAATGTGTTCGGAAATTTCTCCCCGAAAATTCCATCGAAACTGAAAGATGCAGATTATGTTCTGCTTGGTAATATTGATCCTGATTTGCAAATTGATGTTTTGAAGCAGATGAATAATCCCAAAGTGGTTGCAGCGGACACGATGAATTTTTGGATTGAAGGGAAAAATAAGGAATTGAAAAAAATGCTTTCCATGATAGATATTCTTTTTATTAATGAAGCCGAAGTGAAAATGCTTACAGGTGAAAGAGATATTTTTCAGGCAGCAAAAAGGACGCTTGAAATTGGTCCAAAAATCGTAGTTGTGAAGCAAGGTGAGCATGGCGGATTCGTGTATCGGAAGAATTTCCTTTTCTTCGTGCCGGTTTTTCCAGTGAAAGAAGTTGTTGATACTACCGGAGCCGGAGATTGTTTTGCCGGTGGTTTTATGGCGTATTTGGCCTCAAAAGACAGTATAGAGGATTCCGTGCTGAAAGAAGCAGCCGTTTTCGGAACAATTACCTCTTCCTTTAATATAGAAGATTTTAGTGTGGATCGGATAAAAAAAATAAGTAAGGAAAAAATTGATGAGCGTTATCATTTGATGAGAAAGCATACTCAATTTTAGAAGAGATTAATTTATTGTGAAAGCTAAAATTTCTTATAAAAATTCCGGCGTGGATATAACTGCCGGAGAAAAAACCGTTGATCTTATCAAACCAATTGCCAAAAAAACGTTTGGCAAAAATGTTGTTACGGATCTCGGTGCATTTGGCGGATTGTATCGTTTTGATAGGAGCAAATATAAAGACCCCCTCCTTGTTTCCAGCACAGATGGAATTGGCACGAAGTCCATCATTGCAAAAAATGCCAAAAAATTTGATACTGTGGGGCAGGATCTGGTGAACCATTGCGTGGATGATATTCTGACCCTTGGGGCTACTCCCTTATTTTTTCTGGATTACATTGGGGTGGGAAAACTTTTACCGGAGAACGTGGCGGAAATAGTTTCCGGCCTCGCAAAAGCATGCCGAGAAAACAGACTCGCACTTATTGGTGGGGAAACCGCTGAAATGCCGGATATTTATTCCGGAGATGATTTCGATTTAGTCGGCACGATTATCGGCGTTGTGGACAGTGGAAAATCTATCACCGGTGAGGATATACAGAAAGGTGATAAACTCATCGGATTTTCGTCAACCGGCTTGCATACGAACGGTTATTCTTTGGCGCGGAAAATCGTATTTGAAAAATTACAACTGCGAGTGGATTCTTATGTGAAAGAACTGGGGCAGAATATTGGTGATGCTCTTCTGACCATTCATAAATCCTATTACAATGAATTAATAGGTTTTATCTCTGAAAAGAAAATCAACGGTTTGGCTCATATTACCGGCGGCGGAATTCCCGGAAATCTGAAACGAATCATCACTGACGGTTTTAGTGCGGAAGTAGATAAATCGTTGTGGAAAATACCTTCGATTTTTCGATTTCTTCAAGATGCGGGAAATGTGAGTGAAAAGGAGATGTTTTCTACCTTTAATATGGGCATAGGTATGATCGCAATCGTTAGTAAAAATAATGTTGATGAAATACTCCGTAAAACCAATGGTTTTCAAATAGGTGAAATAATCCTGGGGAACGAGGAAAAAGTTAAGTTAAAGTAGAACACGAGTCCCTTCGGGTTAGAAATAATGAATAATGAATAATGAATAATGAATAATGAATAATGAATAATGAATAATGAATAATGTAGAATTAAAAAATTCCCCGAATGGGATAAATAAAATAGCGTTAGGTTGGCGTAAGCCTATCTACATCAAAGTGCGAATCCCTAACCCTTAGGATAGACACTATTTAACTACTTCAGTGGTTTTTTAAGGTGACTCATAAGTTGAAAAAGATTATTTTATGAATAAATGGCGAATAATTATTTCGGGAAAGCTGAAACCGGCAGAGAATATGGCAATGGATTCTGCAATTTTGCAAGGAGTAGTTGAGGGAATTTCTCCTAATACGATCCGAATTTACGATTGGTCTCCCCCAACTGTCTCATTTGGTTATCATCAGGATATTGCAAATCAGATTGATCTCAATCGCGTTTTGGAAAATGGATTTGGGATAGTACGGCGTCCAACCGGTGGACGGGCGGTTTTGCATTGGGATGAAGTAACTTATTCTGTTATCGCCAAAAATGAAGGAATATTTGCAGGTTCAATCTTGAGCGTTTACAAAAAAATCGGTCTGGCTTTATTATCGTCACTCCGGCAGATTGGTATTGAGGCGGATATGCAAGACAGTTTTCCGTCCCATGCGGAGCAGAAGGATTGGACAAGCCCCTGTTTTTCCAGTGCTTCAAAATATGAAATACAATATAAAGGCAAGAAACTCGTTGGCAGTGCTCAGGTTAGAAAAGGAACATCTTTTCTACAGCATGGTTCGATTCTATTAAATCATAACCAAGAGAAGATGGCAGAATTGTTACCTGCAAAAAATGAATCTCAGCGAAAAGTTCTAAAAAAACTAATGGCTAAAAAAACCATTCAAATAAACCGGATAGTAGAAACTCCAATCACGTTTTCCGAATTTGCAAATATTCTTAAAGCAAGTTTTATCAAAGAATTTGGAATTGAAGCATTGGAAAAGCCTAATATTAGTCAGGTTGAATCAAATAAATATAATTCATTTTTATTTGATATTGAAGAGGAAAATAGAATAATTTACAAAAAAAATTAGAAAATTAATCAAAAAGGTTGACATAAGTTCCAGTAAAAACAAAAAAACAGTATCTATATATTTAATACGTAATCTATTTATGAAGGGAGAAGTTATGATGAGATATCTTAGTTGCATTTTTTTATGTGCAGCCATAATTTTACTTAGTGCTACCGCTCTATCTGCCGGGACAACCGGAAAGATTGCCGGGCGTGTTGTAAACAAGGATACAGGCGAACCTGTTGCAGGTGCCAATGTTATTATTGTTGAAAAACAAATCGGTGCTGCTTGCGACAATAACGGAAGATTCATTATTATTAACGTTCCACCGGGAAAATATTCTGTGCGAGCACAGATGATGGGTTTTCAAACCGTAACAAAGACAGAAGTTCAAGTTCATCTTGATCTTACAAGTACTCTAAATTTTGAATTGTTTCAAACAGATACGCAAATAAAGGGTATAGTAATCCAATCGGAGCGAAAGCTCGTTGAAAAAGATGTTACCGGTTCTGAAAAAATTGTTACTTCTGAAACGATGGACAGGATGGCGGTGGAAAATATTCAGGATGTGGTTGCAGTAACTGCCGGGGCAGTTGGTTCCGGTGCGGATATGCATATTCGTGGTGGTAGATCAAATGAGATCGTTTATACAGTGGACGGATTGTCCGTATCAAATCCTGTTGATCAAGGTTTTGGTATGTCACTCGACATGGATGCTGTTTCCGACATGAACGTTTCTACCGGTGGATTTACTGCTGAATTTGGTAATGCCCAATCGGCTATTATCAATTTAATAACCAAATCAGGTGGGTCGGATTATTCAGGTAAAATCAGTTTGACTTCCGACCACATACTTTCGGATCAAAACAGCAATTACGATAATGTAAGACTATCTTTTGGTGGTCCGTTGATACCTAAGGGTACGGCAAATCAAAGAGATAAATTTACTTTTTTCGCTAATGTAGGTGGCACTTGGTCTGATGGTAGATACAAAGATTTTTACCACGTTGGTGAGGGTGATGTGCTTTATGATTTGGGACGAACTTATGATTTAATCAGGAATCCCACTCCTGTCCTTAGAGAGTTTCAAGTTGAAACAATTAACAATATCGGCGGAAACAGAGACGATGTTTTGGGATTTGATACCGGAGATAGATTTAATAATTCTTATCAGGCTAATATAAAAACAAAATTTTCACTTTCCCCCAAAACAAAGTTTACCTTTTCAACCCGTGGAGATAGATCTGTCTGGATTCCTTTCTCATGGACAGGTAAATACGCGTTGCAATATACAAACCATTGGGAAGAAGAGCACTCACAACAGGCTATTACATTGGACCATACGATTTCTCCAAAAATGTTTTTCAAAATTCGTGCGGGTAGATTTAATACGGATTTAAATCTCAACTCCGGCGTTGATAGAGATTGGTATTTTACTGAGAATAATACTGATTGGAACAATCCCTTCTGGAATGCCGATCCCTCGTATAATAATTTTGGTGTAAACATCCCCGGTACTTCCGAGACTGAAATTCTTAACTATTTTGATCAATATAATGAGGATCGAACTGTACCAATTTTTTCAAGTCCCGGATCACATGCCGGAAGTTTTTGGGATGATCAAACCTCCACATATACATTGAAAGGAGATTTGACTTATCAAATAAATCATATTCATGCAGCAAAAACGGGTTTTGAAATTAAATATAACGACATATCAAAAAACAGATTGGGTCAACCCTGGAATATTGATGATACCAAAAGACTACCAAATTATCTATTAGGAAAAGACATTGATACTACTGATGTAAATTGGGACCATTATGGCTGTTCACAAGACGAGTTAGAGGATTCCCTCGCAGTTTGGGGTTTGGTTACTTATGGTCAAAAAATTTATTCAGCTCAAGATTTTCAAAATGCTATCCAGTTTGCCGGTGGTACTGTTGATGGATACAAAGCAAGACCTTGGCAAGGAGCTTTTTATCTACAAGACAAAATGGAATGGGAAGGCATGATCGTTAATGCCGGTATTCGATTTGATGCCTGGTACCTTGGTGATTTTTATCAAGTAAAAAGCGACACAACCGGAGAATATATTGATGCTGAATGGGAAAAAATTAATTATATTAAACAAAATGCAGATGGAGATTATGAACTTGTTAGTGAAGATGTAGAAAAGTTTCAACTTATGATAAGTCCGCGACTTGGTGTTTCTCATCCTATTACTTTAAAGGATGTATTGCACTTTGCATACAACTATCAAAGTCAGCTTCCTGCTATGCAATATGTGTTTACAAGTGCTACACCTAAAGCCGGTTCCACAGGAACGGATGTTGGTAATCCTAACCTCAAACCGGAAATTACAAAAACTTATGAAGTGGGTATTGAACACCAAATGGGTGAAGATTATGTTCTTGATGTTACCGTATTTTATAAGAATATTTACAATCTTGTAAGTAGAATTAGTTGTAACTATGCAAATTTGCCAGACAGCATCGCAGAAGCCGGAAAGCAATATTATCTTTATTGGTCGGATGATTACGGTAGTGCTCGTGGAGTAGAGTTAACATTCCAAAAACGATTCAGTCAATTTTGGGGATTCAATTTTGGTTATACCTATTCCTATGCTTCGGGGAGAAATTCCAATGTTCATACTGCCACTGAGAATCTGAGAGAATTTCCACTTAGTTGGGATGTGAGGAACAATGTTTCTCTCCAAGCAAATTTCGGTATCCCCGAGAATGAAGAATTTTATCTGTTTGGTTTAAAAATGCCCGATAAATTTGATGTATCATACCAGTTTATTTATTATTCAGGTACACCATACACACCGGTTGCAGAAAATGACCATCCTCTTGACACAAATTCTGAAAGAAAACCGGGAACAAGTAATTCAAATTTAAAATTAACCAAGAAGTTTAATTTGTTCGGGAAAACACAATTTAAGATTTTTGTCAAATTAGATAATTTATTTAATGAAACGAATGTTAACTATGTTGATGCACAGACCGGTGAAACTCAAGACAATGGTACTGATACATATTGGGAAAATTATGACTTGAATGAAAACGGCATAATTGATCCTGATATTGAAGATACTGCAGGAGCTGCCTTATATTTGTATGGTTTAAGTACTCCAGGTATCTACTCTCAAGGCAGACGCATAAAATTAGGATTTAGTGTTGACTTTTAATAAAATCATAGGAGGAAATCCAGTGAAGAAAAATATGAAAATAAAACTGATGATCTTATCGCTTGTTGTTTGCGTGTTTGTTGCCGGAAATTTGTTAGCACAAAACACAGTAACTGAAGAAATAGTTGCAGAAGCGGATAACGGAGCAGTTGTAGATGGTGACACAGCCGCAGTAGTTATGGAAACTGAGACAGAAGATGCTTCCGGCGGTGGTTTTGAAGCTTTTGCTCGAAGAATTGTTGGAAGTGGTCTTGTTGACTTATTCATCCAAGGTGGATGGGTCATGTGGCCAATGCTTATTCTTGTTATATGGGCTCTTGCTACTTCAATTTGGAAAATTATCTCGCTGCGTTATGCAAAAATATCAATTCATGATTTTCTTGGTAAACTTGTACCGTTATTAAAGGAAAAGGAATATGACGAAGCCCTTGATCTGTGTGCTAATACTCGCGGTCCCGTAGCGAATGTTTTACATGCGGGATTGCTGAAAGCAGATAAAGGAATCGAAAGTGTGGAAAAAGCGATTGAAAATGCAGGCATTCTTGAAATGTCATTCTTGGAAAAAGGACTTATCGCCCTTGCTACCACGATTAATGTGGCACCTATGTTAGGTTTCCTTGGTACTGTTATCGGTATGATCGGGGCATTTGCAGCAATCGCAGCTGCAGGCGAAGTTGAACCCACAATCGTTGCAAGTGGTATCCAGGTAGCTTTGATC
This window of the Candidatus Cloacimonadota bacterium genome carries:
- a CDS encoding MotA/TolQ/ExbB proton channel family protein encodes the protein MKIKLMILSLVVCVFVAGNLLAQNTVTEEIVAEADNGAVVDGDTAAVVMETETEDASGGGFEAFARRIVGSGLVDLFIQGGWVMWPMLILVIWALATSIWKIISLRYAKISIHDFLGKLVPLLKEKEYDEALDLCANTRGPVANVLHAGLLKADKGIESVEKAIENAGILEMSFLEKGLIALATTINVAPMLGFLGTVIGMIGAFAAIAAAGEVEPTIVASGIQVALITTAAGLTVAIPIQLFNNFLVSMIDGIVIDMQIGSDKVVETLIENK